Within the Dehalococcoidia bacterium genome, the region CGTATCATTGCGATCCCCGCCTTCATACCGACGCTGATTAACACGCCCCTGTTTCCCGCGTTGAGCCGCACGGTGCATGATTCGAGCGAATTTCGGCGGACCCTTCGCCGCACGGTCTTTGCCGCAGCGCTGCTGGCGGTGCCGGCAAGCGCGGGAATCTTCGCGCTGGCCCCCGCCGTTCCTGGGTTGCTCCACTGGCCAGCGGAGTTCGAGCATAGCCGTGTGCTGATCATGACGCTCACGATCGCCTACCCGCTGGTCGCCGTCGATACCCTCCTCGGCACGGCGCTCTTCGCCCTCGGCCGCGAGCGTCACTGGCTCAAGGTCGCGATCGGCGCGGCGATCTTCAACATCGGTTCAAACCTGATCGCTGTGCCATTGTCTGGCCACCTGACGGGGAATCCCGCGGCAGGGGCAGCGGTAGTCGAAGTCATCACCGAGATCATTATGCTGGCAGGCGCAGTCATGCTGCTGCCGCAAGGTGTGTTCGATCGGACGTGCATCAAACAGGCGGGCAAGCTTGTGCTCTGCGCCATCGTCCTGGCTGCCGCGGCTAGTCTTGCACTACACTGGTCTGTGCCACTGGCAATTGCCGCTGGCGCCGTCGTGTACGCCGCGAGCATCTGGGTACTGCGTCTCGTGCCAGCTGCTGCACTGCGCGAACTCCGTGACGCCTCGGTACGGCAGCTTGCGCATGCTCTTCGCGCCTCAGAACGATCCCAACCGTTCCTCACGCCGCTTCCTGACACACTGCCCGCTACGAACTCTGACGGCGGCGGGTAGACACCTGCAGTCCCGCAAGGATGGACGATCCGGCACGTGTCTGACACCGAACGGCACAGTATTTGCCCAAATGGTTGGTCACGTGGAGCAAGCTGACTGATGAATATCCGAGAGCACAAGTATCGCTAGAATCGCGATGCACTGACGCATTCTCGTGCAACGACTATCTCACATCGTACCGAAAGACGAAGCGGTGAAGAACGATTCGTTAGCAAAGAACTGTGGTATGTTGAGCATCGTTGTGCCCACGCACAATCGACGAACACGTCTATCCCGCTTGTTGCAACGTCTCTCCGAGGAATACGCTCGACCTCACTCGTTTGAGGTTGTCGTAGTGATTGATGGGTCGGATGATGATACACTCGCGTTTATCAATACGTTTCATCCGCCATACCCGCTGATTGCTGCTGTTCAAGCAAATCGTGGGCCAGCTTCGGCACGAAATCATGCAATTACGTTAGCCCATGGCGAGATCGTGCTCTTTCTCGACGACGACGTGGTGCCGGAGCGGGGAACCATTGCGCATCACGTGGCAATTCATCAGAATTCTGACGACGCCGTGGTGATGGGGCCAATGTTGCCGCCCAGCGGACGGCGGATGCCGCCCTGGCTCGAGTGGGAAGCGCTGATGCTGCAAAAGCAGTATCGCGCCATGGCCGCGGGACAGTTCACACCGACACCGCGGCAATTCTACACGGCAAATGCATCGGTCAGGCGCAGGCATGTCATTCGGGCCGGCGGATTCGACGAGCGCTACCGGCGGGCCGAGGATGTGGACCTGGCGTACCGCCTGGCGGCGCTCGGCTTATGCTTCCACTTCGAGCCGCGGGCGGTAGTCACGCATGAACCGGATCGCACGCTCGCTGGCTGGCTGCGCGTAGCGAGAGAATACGGCCGCTTTGATGTGCTGGCCGGAATGGAGCGGCCGGCGGTGTTGCGCTACTCGTACGATGAGTGGCATCGCCGCCACCTTTTGAATCGTGCGCTTCCCCGACTCTGCGTCGGGCATGCCCGGCGCGAGCGCCTGATCATCCTGGCGGCGCGTCCGCTGCTCGCGTTACGATTGCCCGAACGGATGGCGCCGCTTCAACGGCTCGCCTGCAGTGCCCTGTTCAACGTGCAGTACTGGCAGGGGGTTGCTGACGCAAGCGGCCAGGGCGAGCGGATCTGGTCGGGTGCGGCCGCGGCCCTCGCCGGCGCACGGGCGAGGCGTGGCCGTGAAGCATCATGATCATGCACGCGATCTGCTTCTGGGATGCCCGGCGGCGGCGTGGTTTAGCGGCGTGGTTTAAAGGATCCTGAGGTTCGGGGAGCGTGTCCGGCGTGCACCTGGGCAGTGGCCAGTGATAGGGATTCCCCGCGAGTCGTTTGCGCTTGCCGCGATGCTGTTACTGACGATCGGCTGTGCGCGGGTACCAGACGTTCCGCATCGCCCGATCACTGGCGGATCCGCAGGC harbors:
- a CDS encoding oligosaccharide flippase family protein; translated protein: MRGALMLIGTQPLTWISSFVLAALLPHYLGARELGVLAVALTVTGLVKALSAMGVPGYLTREVARRPSIAMELVSLAIGYVGAVSLLAAAATDLLLPRLGVFSEHVGLLRVLLVGSVAANCLGLMTSLLQGQERHARYAWCIAGGVVVSTWAGIAVLIAGGGVTPFAAANVLGTIGVTIVAWRWAGLKFTRRALSPAGIRRLAHGGFPFLGWDVTIIVRAQIDIVIVAALAGSSAAGWLAAAYRIIAIPAFIPTLINTPLFPALSRTVHDSSEFRRTLRRTVFAAALLAVPASAGIFALAPAVPGLLHWPAEFEHSRVLIMTLTIAYPLVAVDTLLGTALFALGRERHWLKVAIGAAIFNIGSNLIAVPLSGHLTGNPAAGAAVVEVITEIIMLAGAVMLLPQGVFDRTCIKQAGKLVLCAIVLAAAASLALHWSVPLAIAAGAVVYAASIWVLRLVPAAALRELRDASVRQLAHALRASERSQPFLTPLPDTLPATNSDGGG
- a CDS encoding glycosyltransferase, translated to MLSIVVPTHNRRTRLSRLLQRLSEEYARPHSFEVVVVIDGSDDDTLAFINTFHPPYPLIAAVQANRGPASARNHAITLAHGEIVLFLDDDVVPERGTIAHHVAIHQNSDDAVVMGPMLPPSGRRMPPWLEWEALMLQKQYRAMAAGQFTPTPRQFYTANASVRRRHVIRAGGFDERYRRAEDVDLAYRLAALGLCFHFEPRAVVTHEPDRTLAGWLRVAREYGRFDVLAGMERPAVLRYSYDEWHRRHLLNRALPRLCVGHARRERLIILAARPLLALRLPERMAPLQRLACSALFNVQYWQGVADASGQGERIWSGAAAALAGARARRGREAS